CCATGACCTGGCAAAACAGGCGCATGTCTTCGAAGGGGTTCATTGTCGCTTCTCGGTGGACGCTGAAGCTCTTTATAACCGGGTTGTCGCATCGCCACCAATCAAATATCGATACCCCTGTGGCGAGGGGGCTTGCTGTGGCGAGGGAGCTTGCTGTGGCGAGGGAGCTTGCTCCCGCTGGAGTGCGAAGCGCTCCCAGGATTTTTGGGGCCGCTACGCAGCCCAGCGGGAGCAAGCTCCCTCGCCACAAGGAGGTTGCTTCAACCCTGAGGTTACTTGGCCGCCAGCGCCGAGTAGCTGTTCATCAGGTTGCGGTAGTTGGGAATTCGCGGCGACAACAGGTTGGCCAGGCCTTCCATGTCATTGCGCCAGTCCACCTGCAGCTCGCAGGCCACCGAGAACCAGTTCACCAACTGTGCACCGGCAGCGGTCATGCGCGCCCACGCCGCCTGTTGCACGGTTTCGTTGAAGGTGCCAGAAGCATCGGTGACCACAAACACTTCAAAGCCTTCGGCCAGGGCCGACAGCGTCGGGAAGGTCACGCACACGTCAGTCACCACACCGGCGATGATCAGTTGCTTGCGCCCGGTGGCTTTCACCGCCTTGACGAAATCTTCGTTGTCCCAGGCATTGATCTGGCCAGGGCGCGGGATGTATGGCGCGTCCGGGAACAGTTCCTTGAGCTCTGGCACCATCGGGCCGTTGGGGCCGCTTTCGAAGCTGGTGGTGAGGATGGTCGGCAGTTTGAAGAACTTGGCCAGGTCCGCCAGGGCCAGCACGTTATTCTTGAACTCGTTGGGCGAGAAATCCTGCACCAGCGAGATCAGGCCGGTCTGGTGATCCACCAGCAGTACCACGGCGTCATCTTTGTTCAGGCGTTTGTAAGTCATGGGTACAGTCCTTTGGGGGGTTGATTCAGAAGGCAAAACACGAGCAGCCAAACGCGCCCCAGAACCCCTGGAAGTCGCTGACCGGCACGTTCGAGAGACGCGCCCGTTCATGGCTATGGGAGTGCACGCCACATGGGCCGCTGCACTGGTGCACCTGGGCCTGCAGCGGCGAAGTCGGGCGCCAGTGGCCCGGCACCTTGGCCACCGGCGACCAGTCCGGCAGCACCGGCACACTGGGTGGCGCGAGGTCTTCAAAGTCGCCGGCGCCGTACACCACCTTGCCGCCGACTACGGTCAGTACTGATTCGATCCACTTGATGGCTTCTTCGTCGACGCTGAAGAAGTCCGCCGACAACGCCGCCACGTCCGCCAGTTGGCCGACCTTGATCTGGCCTTTCTTGCCCTGCTCGGAGGAGAACCAGGCGCTGCCATGGGTGAAGAGTTCCAGGGCCGTCAGCCGGGGCAAACCTTCGGCGTGCAACTCCAGCCCGCCCACGGTGCGGCCGCTGACCATCCAGTACAGCGACGTCCAGGGGTTATAACTCGACACCCGCGTGGCATCGGTGCCGGCGCCCACCGGCACGCCTTCGGCGAGCATGCGCTTGATCGGCGGCGTGGCCTCGGCCGCCTTGGCGCCGTAGCGCTCCACAAAGTACTCACCCTGGAACGCCATGCGGTCCTGGATCGCAATGCCGCCACCCAACGCCCTCACCCGCTCGATGTTCTGCGGCGTGATGGTTTCGGCGTGGTCGAAAAACCACGGCAGGCCGTTGAACGGGATGTCGCGGTTGACCTTTTCGAACACGTCGAGCATCCGCGAGATCGATTCGTTGTAGGTGGCGTGCAGGCGGAATGGCCAGCGCTGTTCCACCAGGTGGCGCACCACCGGCTCCAGTTCCTGCTCCATGGTCAGGGGCAGGTCGGGGCGCGGTTCGAGGAAGTCTTCGAAGTCGGCTGCCGAAAACACCAGCATTTCGCCGGCGCCGTTGTGGCGCAGGTAGTCGTCGCCCTGGTGCAGGGTCACGCTGGAGGTCCAGTGCTTGAAGTCGCTGAGTTCTTCCTTGGGCTTCTGGGTGAACAGGTTGTAGGCGATGCGTACGGTCAGTTGCTCATCCTTGGCCAACTGCTCAATCACCGCATAATCATCGGGGTAGTTCTGGAAACCGCCGCCGGCGTCGATCGCGCTGGTGAGGCCCAGGCGGTTGAGTTCACGCATGAACTGGCGGGTGGAATTGACCTGGTATTCCAGCGGCAGTTTCGGGCCCTTGGCCAGGGTCGCGTAGAGAATCATCGCATTGGGCTTGGCCACCAGCATGCCGGTGGGGTTGCCGTTGTGGTCGCGCACGATCTCGCCGCCGGGCGGGTTGGGTGTGTCTTTGGTGTAGCCGGCCACGCGCAGGGCGGCGCGGTTGAGCAAGGCGCGGTCGTACAGGTGCAGCACGAACACCGGGGTGTCGGGCGCAGCCTGGTTGAGTTCGTCGAGGGTGGGCATGCGTTTTTCGGCGAACTGGAATTCGTTCCAGCCGCCCACCACCCTCACCCACTGCGGCGTGGGCGTGCGGTCGGCCTGGTCCTTGAGCATGCGCAGGGCATCGGCCAGGGACGGCACGCCTTCCCAGCGCAGTTCGAGGTTGTAGTTCAGCCCGCCACGGATCAGGTGCAGGTGCGAGTCGTTAAGGCCTGGGATGACGGTGCGGCCCTTGAGGTCGATGACCTCGGTACCACTGCCGCGCAGGGCCATGGCTTCGCCGTCGGTGCCCACCGCGACAAAGCGTCCCTCGCGAATCGCGACTGCGGTGGCGCGGGGGTTTTCACGGTCCACGGTGTGGAACTGGCCATTGAACAGAATCAGGTCGGCGTTCATAGGGTTTCCTTTACAGAGGCTTCAAGCCAGGGAGCGAACAGCCGGGTGGCCGCCGGCATCAGCAGGTACACCACCAGCAGGACGATGGTCAGGGTGACCAGGAAGGTCGCGACCAGGTAGTTGGATAAAAACGGATGCAGCCTCAATACCGGGCCCCAGATGATCGGCACCAGCAAGGTCAGCGGCAAAATCACCAGCAGCGTGACCACCGCCTGTTTCCAGCGGGGCGGCTTGGCGGCGGCATCGGCCAGGGGCGAGAACCAGAACTCGTTTACCGCGCCGACTTCCGTCTGGTCGCCGTCGGCCAACATCGGCGTCACTTCATTGACCAGTTCCTGGCGCTGCGACGAATCGAGCCAACGTTCCAGGTCGTCGGTGGAGCGATAACGCAGCACGCAGGTGAACAGCGCCAGCCCGCCCTGCTTGCTGCGCACCACGTCGACGCCGAGGTGGCCCGGGCGCTCGCCGGCAATGCGCACGATGCGCCGCAGCCAGGCTTCGTAGTCGGCCTCAAGGCCGGGTTTTATGCGGTGCTTGACCACCAGGGTCACGACCTCGTCCGGCCCGCCCTGCGCTGTTGAGTCCATCGTGCCCTTCCCCTGGATGCTTGAACGTTCGCGCCAGTGTGCGACGGCACGATGCAGAAAAATTGCATGTATGTGCTCTGCTCAAGAGAAGCCTATAGCGGTCTACACTGGGGGTTCATTCGCCGGTAAGGTGTGTGAAAACAAGTGCCCATCGACCACGGATATCGATCATGGCTCAACCAGCAGCTGCAACCGGGACGCTGTGTTCCGAACGGGAACAAAGGGTCAAGCAATTGATCCTCGCCAACCTTGCCGAAAGCCTGGAGGTGACGGCACTGGCTCGCGCCTGCGAACTGTCGCGCAGCCACTTTTCCCGGGCCTTCAAGCGCACCACGGGGGTGTCGCCGCAGGAATGGATTCGCCAGCAACGCATCAAGCAAGCCAAAGTGCTGATCACCGGCTCGGCCCTGAGCCTGACGCAAATCAGCCAGGAATGCGGGTTCTGCGACCAGGCGCACTTCTGCCACCTGTTCAGCCGCAGCGAAGGGCTCAACCCAATGGCCTGGCGCAAACTTCAGCTGCGCTACCGCCATCATCTGCGGGTGGCACAGCTGGCTATAGTCAACCGCAAAGAGACAGTCATTCCGATTCCAGCTTCTTAATCAACCTATCGATAACCATTAATCTTCTCCTCACACCGAAGCCCTGCATCTCGCAGCCAAGCTTCCCTTGAGGAGAACACCCCATGCTGACCCTTCGCAAAGCCTCGGAACGCGGCGCCGCCAATCACGGTTGGTTGAAGTCGTTCCACACCTTCTCGTTCGCCAACTACTGGAACCCCAAGGAGCAGGGTTTTTCCGACCTGCTGGTGATCAACGATGATCGTGTTGCCGCCGGCAAGGGCTTCGGGCAACACCCGCACCGCGACATGGAGATTTTCTCCTATGTGCTCGAAGGCGCCCTGGAACACAAGGACACCCTGGGCACCGGCTCGGTAATCCGCCCCGGCGATGTGCAACTGATGAGCGCCGGCAGCGGCGTGGCCCACAGCGAGTTCAACCACAGCCACACCCAGGGCGTGCACTTCCTGCAAATCTGGATCGTGCCGGACGTGGCGGGCGCCGAACCGCGCTATCAGCAGGAGCATTTCACCGAAGCGCAAAAACGCGGCCGGTTGCAGTTGATCATCTCGCCGGAAGGCACCGATGGCTCCCTCGGCGTACGCCAGGATGCGCGGGTGTATGCCGGGCTGTTCAACGGTTTTGAAACTGCCAGCCTGGCCCTGGCCCCGGAGCGCTACGCCTACATCCATGTGGCGCGGGGCAGCGTTGAAGTCAACGGCCAACGCTTGCATGAAGGCGACGGTGCCCGCGTACGCGATGAGCGAGAGATTTACCTGAGCCATGGCGAGGATGCCGAGGTACTGGTGTTTGACCTGCGCCCTCAGGAACTGCCTGAAATGCCCTGATGGCCGGCGCGATGGCCCGTGAAAGCGGGCTATCGCTGGCGTCGATAGTCACCATCAGCCCAATGAAGTTCTCTAAAAAAATCCACCGCGTAACATCACATCCATACCAACCAACGACTTCCCGGAGCACACACTCATGAAACGCCAACTCTTGTTTAGCCTCGCTTTCTCGGTACTTGCTGTAAGCGCCTTTACCCAACCTGCGCTCGCTGAAGGCGGCGCGGATCGCTTGATGGACAGCCGCGTGGCTGAGGGTGGTTCTGACCGTTTGCTGGAACGTCGTGTGGCTGAAGGCGGCGCTGAACGCCTTCAAGGCAACCGTGTAGCTGAAGGTGGTGCTGACCGCCTGATGGAAAACCGCGCATAACCCCTGTTGTTCGCGGTACACCCCCAGCCGGCCTGATCAGCCGGCTTTTTTTCGCCTGCGGTTAAACAGCACCACAAACCCTGTGGCGAGGGAGCTTGCTCCCGCTGGGCTGCGCAGCAGCCCCAATGAATTCACCGCGGTTCTTCAGGAAGGCCTCATTGGCAGGTTCTGGGGCCGCTTCGCAGCCCAGCGGGAGCAAGCTCCCTCGCCACACAAGCGCTCTCGGCTCAGGTAAGTCGTCATTCGCTGTTAGTGCAGTGAACTATCCAGCCACACCACCGCTTTGCCAATCTGCTGCCTTGCCTCTATCCGCGCGTGCACCTCGTGCACGTCCTCCAGGGTGTAGTGCCCTTCGATCTCCACTGTTAGTGCCCCTTCGAGCATGGCCGCGAACACCGCGTTGGCACGCCGCTGCACGGTCGGGCCGTCGGCCATGTGGTCATTGAGTCGTGGGCGCGTCAGGAACAAGGAGCCGGCTTCCCCCAACTCCATCGGATCCAGATCAGTGATCGAACCGGAAACGTTGCCGTAATTGACGATCAACCCACGCGTGCGGCACGCCCTGAAACTCTCGCGCAAGGTGGCCTTGCCCACCGAATCGAACACCACATCCACGCCCTGCCCCTGGGTTGCCTCCAATACCCGCTCGGCAAACCCGACGTACTGCCATGCGTAATCGGCGCCGCGCTGGAGGGCAATCGCAGATTTTTCGGCGCTGCTGCCGGTGGTAAACACCGTGGCGCCGAGTCGATGAGCCATCTGCACCAGCAACTGGCCGATGCTGCCGGACGCGGCGTGGATCAGGCAGCTATTGCCCGCCTGCAACCGCGCCACGTCCTCGATCAGGTAGTGCGCCGTGCAACCCTGGAACATCGCCGCTGCCGCCTGATCGAAGCCAATCGCGTTGGGAAGGTGTGCGACTCGCGCGGCGGGTACGCTGGCGTATTCAGCGAACGCACCCCAGGCAATGCACCAGGCCACGCGATCACCCGGCGCCAGATGGTTCACGCCCTCGCCCACTTCCATCACCACACCGGCGCCTTCCATGCCCAGGGTGCACGGCAGCCGTACCGGATAGGTCACAGACTTCGCGTATTTGCCGTGGCGGGTGTGCACATCCATGAAATTGATCCCGGCGCAGGCCACCTTGACCAGTACATGGCCGGCAGTCACGTGGGGTTTGGGCACATCAAGTCGCAGTTGAACGACCTCCGGGCCGCCGTAGGTTTCAAGGGTGAGGGCTTTCATCACGGGACAACTCCGTTTGCGGTGGGAATGCGCCATGGTAAAAGCCGCTACTCTGTACGAGAATTCCCCAATACCTCCCACCCTCCGTGCGGAAATAACCCGATGTTCGACTGGCAGGACCTGTATTTCTTCACCGTGTTGGCGCGCACCCAGTCGCTGTCGGCGGCCGCCCGCGAGCTGCAGGTGGAACACGCCACCGTCGGCCGGCGCGTCGATGCCCTGGAAAAAGCCCTCGGCGTCAAACTGGTAGACCGCCTGCCCCGCAGCCGCCCACTCACCGAGGAAGGCCTGGCTTTGGCGAAGTTGGCGGCCGGCATGGGCGAGATGGCCACCGAAGTGATGCGCCTGTCCCGCGTGGCCTCCATCGAAGTGGCCGGCACCGTGCGGGTCAGTTGCCCGCCGTCGATTGCCATCCACTGCATCGCCCCCCACGTCGCACGGTTCAGGACAAAGTATCCCAAACTGAATATCGTGTTGATGTCCTCGACAACGCTCGCCGCCCTCGACAAAGGCGAAGCCGACATTGCCCTGCGCACCGTGCGTCCCGATGAAGAAGCGCTGGTGCGCAGGAAGGTCGGCGCGGTGCGATTCGGGCTCTATGCCACCCCCGAGTTCAAACGGTTACCCGCCGAACAGTGGGCATTCATTGCCTATGACGCCGCCCGCGACCATCTGCCCCAACAGGCGTGGATGCATCAGGTGCGCGGCAACCGCACGATTGCCTTTGCCGCCAGCGACCTGATAACCCAGCAAATGGCCGCCCGGTCCCAGGTGGGTGCGGTGGTGTTGCCCACGCTGGTGGGTGATCGCGACGCGGCATTGGTGCGGCTGCCAACAACTACCGAAGGCCCGGTTCGCGATATCTGGCTGACGGTGTACCCGGACATGCGCCGCTCGCCATCGGTGAAGGTGGTGATGGAGTTTTTGGTGAGTTGCATTGAAAGCGAGCCGCAGTTGCGGCGCTGAAGCTGATTACTGCGCCGCGTACTGCTCGTCGCTGACCTGCTCCATCCAGTCCACAACCTTGCCATCGAGCATTTCGTTTATCGCGATATGGGTCATCGCGGTGTTTGCCGTGGCCCCGTGCCAATGCTTGACCCCGGGCGCAATCCACACGGTGTCGCCCGGGCGGATCGCCCGCACGGGCTGGCCCCATTCCTGAACCTGGCCCAAGCCTGCGGTCACGATCAGCGTCTGCCCCAGGGGATGGGTATGCCAGGCGGTACGCGCACCCGGCTCAAAGGTGACAAAGGCTCCGGTGACGCGTGCGGCATCGGTGCCCTTGAAGGGCGAATCGACGCGGACCGTGCCGGTGAAATAATCCGCCGGGCCTTTTGCCGAAGGCTGGGAACCGTTGGGCGTGATGGTCAGCATGGGCGTCTCCTGTGCCGGTGATTCGAGTGCCAGTAATGACAATGAAAGTGCGGTGGCGGCGAGGCTGGTTTTCATAGGCCAGTCATCCGTTCCAGGGCTTCGGGATAACGGTCACCGTGCACCGCGATGTTCGCAGCGGCGACGTCCAGTTCACTGAGTTCTGTCGCACTGAGCTGCACCTCGACGGCCCCCAGGTTTTCCGTCAGGCGCGAGGTTTTGGTGGTGCCTGGAATCGGCACAATCCATGGCTTCTGGGCCAGCAGCCAGGCCAGTGCGATCTGCGAGGGCGTGGCGTTTTTTCGCTGGGCGACCTGGCGCAGCAACGCCACCAGGGCCTGGTTGGCCTGCAAGGCTTCGGGCGTGAACCGCGGCAAACTGCTGCGAAAGTCCGAGCTGTCAAAGGTGCTGTGGCTGTCGAACTTGCCCGTGAGGAAACCTTTGCCCAGTGGGCTGTAAGGCACCAGGCCAATGCCCAGTTCCTCCAGCAGTGGCAGCACCTCGGCCTCCGGCTTGCGCCACCACAGCGAATACTCGCTCTGCAACGCGGTCACTGGTTGAACGGCATGGGCGCGGCGGATGGTCGAGGCGCCCGCTTCAGACAACCCGAAATGCTTGACCTTGCCCTCCTGAATCAAATCCTTCACGGCACCCGCCACGTCTTCGATCGGCACGTTCGGATCAACCCGGTGCTGATAAAACAGGTCGATGACGTCCGTCTTCAGGCGCTTGAGCGACGCTTCAGCCACTTGGCGGATATGCTCCGGGCGGCTGTTGAGGCCGGACCATTTGCCGTTGCCGGACGGGTCCAGGGCAAAGCCGAACTTGGTGGCGATCACCACCTGCTTACGCAGTGGCGACAACGCTTCACCGAGCAACTCTTCGTTGATGAACGGACCATAGACTTCGGCGGTATCGAAGAAGGTCACGCCTTGTTCAACCGCGTTGCGCAGCAAGGCAATCATCTGTTGTTTGTCGCCTGCGGGTCCGTAGCCAAAGCTCATGCCCATGCAACCGAGTCCCAGGGCCGAGACTTCAAGTGGGCTGTTACCGAGTGTGCGTTTAAGCATGGTCATTCTCCGTTCAAGGGCACTGAATCCAATCTAACAGGTACGAATTGTGATAATTAGCCGCTAGAATCTGAAAATACTTATGAGGGTATCTCACCAATGCTCAGGGAAAACGCCAACGACCTGCTCGCCTTTCTGGCGGTAGCCCGGGAGCGCAGCTTTACCAAGGCAGCGGCCAAACTGGGGGTTACCCAGTCGGCGTTGAGCCATACCCTCCGTGCCCTGGAAGCGCGCCTTGGGCTGCGTCTGCTGACCCGCACCACCCGCAGCGTATCGCCCACCGAAGCCGGGCAGCACTTGATCGATACGGTCGGTCCGCACTTCGATGAAATCCAGGTGGGCCTTGAAGGCCTGAGCAACTTGCGGGACAGGCCCTCCGGCACCATTCGCATCAACGCCATGGACCACGCACTGGAGTTCATCCTGTGGCCGGTGCTGAAACCATTCCTGGCGAAGTACCCGGATATCGCCGTGGAGGTGTGTTGCGACTACGGCTTTGTCGACATTGCTGCCCAAGGCTTCGATGCCGGCGTACGTCTTGGGGAAGACGTGGCCCAGGGCATGATTGCCACGCGTATCAGCCCTGATATGCGGATGTTGGTGGTGGGTTCACCGGCCTACTTTGCCCTGCGCGCGATACCGCACACGCCACGGGACTTGACCGATCACGCCTGCAACAACTTGCGCCTGCCCACCAATGGCGGCCTGTATGTGTGGGAGTTCAAGAAAGGCGAGGAAAGCCTGAATGTGCGAGTGTCTGGCCAGGTGACGTTCAATGGTGTGTACCCATTGCTCAAGGCGGCGGTTGACGGCCTCGGCTTGAGCTACGTGCCTGCCGACCTGGTGGCACCTTATCTGGCGGACGGGCGCCTGGTGCAGGTGCTGGATGACTGGTGCGCGCCGTTCGCCGGCTTCCATCTGTATTACCCCAGCCGTCGCCAGGCCTCGCCCGCGTTTGCGCTTTTGGTGGAAGCATTGCGTTATCGCGGTTGAAAGAAATCCGTCAGCGCGCCGCCCAGCGCATCGAACACCAGGGCGATGCGCTGGACCTTGCGCACGTCCTGGTGCATGGCAATCCACACGTCGACGTTGAAATCCACCTGCCCGGGCAGCACCCGCACCAGCCCGTGACGCTGCGCCACCTGG
This genomic window from Pseudomonas sp. Bout1 contains:
- the ycaC gene encoding isochorismate family cysteine hydrolase YcaC; this encodes MTYKRLNKDDAVVLLVDHQTGLISLVQDFSPNEFKNNVLALADLAKFFKLPTILTTSFESGPNGPMVPELKELFPDAPYIPRPGQINAWDNEDFVKAVKATGRKQLIIAGVVTDVCVTFPTLSALAEGFEVFVVTDASGTFNETVQQAAWARMTAAGAQLVNWFSVACELQVDWRNDMEGLANLLSPRIPNYRNLMNSYSALAAK
- a CDS encoding amidohydrolase, with translation MNADLILFNGQFHTVDRENPRATAVAIREGRFVAVGTDGEAMALRGSGTEVIDLKGRTVIPGLNDSHLHLIRGGLNYNLELRWEGVPSLADALRMLKDQADRTPTPQWVRVVGGWNEFQFAEKRMPTLDELNQAAPDTPVFVLHLYDRALLNRAALRVAGYTKDTPNPPGGEIVRDHNGNPTGMLVAKPNAMILYATLAKGPKLPLEYQVNSTRQFMRELNRLGLTSAIDAGGGFQNYPDDYAVIEQLAKDEQLTVRIAYNLFTQKPKEELSDFKHWTSSVTLHQGDDYLRHNGAGEMLVFSAADFEDFLEPRPDLPLTMEQELEPVVRHLVEQRWPFRLHATYNESISRMLDVFEKVNRDIPFNGLPWFFDHAETITPQNIERVRALGGGIAIQDRMAFQGEYFVERYGAKAAEATPPIKRMLAEGVPVGAGTDATRVSSYNPWTSLYWMVSGRTVGGLELHAEGLPRLTALELFTHGSAWFSSEQGKKGQIKVGQLADVAALSADFFSVDEEAIKWIESVLTVVGGKVVYGAGDFEDLAPPSVPVLPDWSPVAKVPGHWRPTSPLQAQVHQCSGPCGVHSHSHERARLSNVPVSDFQGFWGAFGCSCFAF
- a CDS encoding antibiotic biosynthesis monooxygenase, producing the protein MDSTAQGGPDEVVTLVVKHRIKPGLEADYEAWLRRIVRIAGERPGHLGVDVVRSKQGGLALFTCVLRYRSTDDLERWLDSSQRQELVNEVTPMLADGDQTEVGAVNEFWFSPLADAAAKPPRWKQAVVTLLVILPLTLLVPIIWGPVLRLHPFLSNYLVATFLVTLTIVLLVVYLLMPAATRLFAPWLEASVKETL
- a CDS encoding AraC family transcriptional regulator, which produces MAQPAAATGTLCSEREQRVKQLILANLAESLEVTALARACELSRSHFSRAFKRTTGVSPQEWIRQQRIKQAKVLITGSALSLTQISQECGFCDQAHFCHLFSRSEGLNPMAWRKLQLRYRHHLRVAQLAIVNRKETVIPIPAS
- a CDS encoding pirin family protein produces the protein MLTLRKASERGAANHGWLKSFHTFSFANYWNPKEQGFSDLLVINDDRVAAGKGFGQHPHRDMEIFSYVLEGALEHKDTLGTGSVIRPGDVQLMSAGSGVAHSEFNHSHTQGVHFLQIWIVPDVAGAEPRYQQEHFTEAQKRGRLQLIISPEGTDGSLGVRQDARVYAGLFNGFETASLALAPERYAYIHVARGSVEVNGQRLHEGDGARVRDEREIYLSHGEDAEVLVFDLRPQELPEMP
- a CDS encoding quinone oxidoreductase, giving the protein MKALTLETYGGPEVVQLRLDVPKPHVTAGHVLVKVACAGINFMDVHTRHGKYAKSVTYPVRLPCTLGMEGAGVVMEVGEGVNHLAPGDRVAWCIAWGAFAEYASVPAARVAHLPNAIGFDQAAAAMFQGCTAHYLIEDVARLQAGNSCLIHAASGSIGQLLVQMAHRLGATVFTTGSSAEKSAIALQRGADYAWQYVGFAERVLEATQGQGVDVVFDSVGKATLRESFRACRTRGLIVNYGNVSGSITDLDPMELGEAGSLFLTRPRLNDHMADGPTVQRRANAVFAAMLEGALTVEIEGHYTLEDVHEVHARIEARQQIGKAVVWLDSSLH
- a CDS encoding LysR family transcriptional regulator, translated to MFDWQDLYFFTVLARTQSLSAAARELQVEHATVGRRVDALEKALGVKLVDRLPRSRPLTEEGLALAKLAAGMGEMATEVMRLSRVASIEVAGTVRVSCPPSIAIHCIAPHVARFRTKYPKLNIVLMSSTTLAALDKGEADIALRTVRPDEEALVRRKVGAVRFGLYATPEFKRLPAEQWAFIAYDAARDHLPQQAWMHQVRGNRTIAFAASDLITQQMAARSQVGAVVLPTLVGDRDAALVRLPTTTEGPVRDIWLTVYPDMRRSPSVKVVMEFLVSCIESEPQLRR
- a CDS encoding cupin domain-containing protein, producing MLTITPNGSQPSAKGPADYFTGTVRVDSPFKGTDAARVTGAFVTFEPGARTAWHTHPLGQTLIVTAGLGQVQEWGQPVRAIRPGDTVWIAPGVKHWHGATANTAMTHIAINEMLDGKVVDWMEQVSDEQYAAQ
- a CDS encoding aldo/keto reductase, which gives rise to MLKRTLGNSPLEVSALGLGCMGMSFGYGPAGDKQQMIALLRNAVEQGVTFFDTAEVYGPFINEELLGEALSPLRKQVVIATKFGFALDPSGNGKWSGLNSRPEHIRQVAEASLKRLKTDVIDLFYQHRVDPNVPIEDVAGAVKDLIQEGKVKHFGLSEAGASTIRRAHAVQPVTALQSEYSLWWRKPEAEVLPLLEELGIGLVPYSPLGKGFLTGKFDSHSTFDSSDFRSSLPRFTPEALQANQALVALLRQVAQRKNATPSQIALAWLLAQKPWIVPIPGTTKTSRLTENLGAVEVQLSATELSELDVAAANIAVHGDRYPEALERMTGL
- a CDS encoding LysR family transcriptional regulator, with the translated sequence MLRENANDLLAFLAVARERSFTKAAAKLGVTQSALSHTLRALEARLGLRLLTRTTRSVSPTEAGQHLIDTVGPHFDEIQVGLEGLSNLRDRPSGTIRINAMDHALEFILWPVLKPFLAKYPDIAVEVCCDYGFVDIAAQGFDAGVRLGEDVAQGMIATRISPDMRMLVVGSPAYFALRAIPHTPRDLTDHACNNLRLPTNGGLYVWEFKKGEESLNVRVSGQVTFNGVYPLLKAAVDGLGLSYVPADLVAPYLADGRLVQVLDDWCAPFAGFHLYYPSRRQASPAFALLVEALRYRG